In Candidatus Sulfotelmatobacter sp., the following proteins share a genomic window:
- a CDS encoding extracellular solute-binding protein, which translates to MSSRASQFTALFAILLSSGASTAFAADHTTLNVLVASNMKPAFLQIAAAYEKTHPDVSVQGTFVSSTVIDTEVEQGAAADAIVISRLVIEPKITAAVDGFTPVYQTHSVLAIAKGAASKIASVKDLAKPGVRIAMGIPGSAVSAWQIPLQAKLAAAYGKDWGDHFQANIQLRKTDILHLLEAVDSGAADAVFVFSSDVDPAKMVRVDLPPAMQATVPFVMATVKASPHAAATHDFVEYCTTAPAKAILQAHGFDAR; encoded by the coding sequence GTGTCGTCACGTGCTTCACAATTTACCGCCCTTTTCGCAATCCTGCTGAGCAGCGGCGCGAGCACGGCGTTCGCGGCCGATCACACGACGCTCAACGTGCTGGTCGCCTCGAACATGAAGCCGGCGTTCCTGCAGATCGCCGCCGCGTACGAGAAGACGCACCCCGACGTCAGCGTGCAGGGGACGTTCGTCAGCAGCACCGTCATCGACACGGAAGTCGAGCAGGGTGCCGCCGCGGACGCGATCGTCATCAGCCGGCTCGTCATCGAGCCGAAGATCACCGCGGCGGTCGACGGCTTCACGCCCGTCTATCAGACCCACTCGGTGCTCGCGATCGCCAAGGGCGCCGCGAGCAAGATCGCCTCCGTCAAAGATCTGGCCAAGCCCGGCGTGCGTATCGCGATGGGCATCCCCGGCTCGGCGGTATCGGCGTGGCAGATTCCGCTCCAGGCCAAGCTCGCCGCCGCCTACGGCAAGGACTGGGGCGACCACTTCCAGGCCAACATCCAGCTCCGCAAGACCGACATCTTGCACCTGCTCGAAGCGGTCGACAGCGGCGCGGCCGATGCGGTCTTCGTCTTCTCCTCGGACGTCGACCCGGCCAAGATGGTGCGCGTCGACCTGCCGCCCGCGATGCAGGCCACCGTCCCGTTCGTGATGGCGACGGTCAAAGCGTCCCCGCACGCCGCCGCCACCCACGACTTCGTCGAATACTGCACCACCGCTCCCGCGAAGGCGATTCTCCAAGCTCATGGTTTCGATGCGCGCTGA
- a CDS encoding glycine betaine ABC transporter substrate-binding protein has product MTTRRAALALLAAAPLTGCGALGGSVRVGSKNFTEELLLGELYAQTLERHGVRVARRLDLGATAIAMLALQRGDIDLYPEYTGTALLDVLHQAPIADPRRAYATVARAYRERFGLTWLAPAPFDDSQALAATAATATRLHLRTLSDVARAAPQLVLGTVPEFLHRADGLPGLQRVYGGFRFRRVVQLDNGVKYDALMRGAVDVVVAFTTDGEIDADHLVVFVDDKRLFPAYQAAPVVRPAALAAHPPIAPALDALAPRLTTAVMRRLNRAVDGPAQREPADVAREFLDHG; this is encoded by the coding sequence GTGACGACGCGCCGCGCGGCGCTCGCGCTGCTCGCCGCCGCACCGCTGACCGGGTGCGGCGCGCTGGGCGGCAGCGTGCGCGTGGGCTCGAAGAACTTCACCGAGGAGTTGCTGCTCGGCGAGCTCTACGCGCAGACGCTCGAGCGTCACGGCGTGCGGGTCGCGCGGCGGCTCGACCTGGGCGCGACCGCCATCGCGATGCTGGCGCTGCAGCGCGGCGACATCGACCTCTATCCGGAGTACACCGGCACCGCGCTGCTCGACGTGTTGCACCAAGCTCCGATCGCCGATCCGCGCCGCGCCTACGCGACCGTGGCCCGCGCCTATCGCGAGCGCTTCGGCCTGACCTGGCTCGCGCCGGCGCCGTTCGACGACTCGCAAGCGCTGGCCGCGACCGCGGCGACCGCGACCCGCTTGCACTTGCGTACGCTCAGCGACGTCGCGCGCGCCGCACCGCAGCTTGTGCTCGGCACGGTGCCGGAGTTCTTGCATCGCGCCGACGGCCTGCCCGGCCTGCAGCGCGTCTACGGCGGCTTTCGCTTCCGGCGCGTCGTGCAGCTCGACAACGGCGTCAAGTACGACGCGCTGATGCGCGGCGCGGTCGACGTCGTGGTCGCCTTCACGACCGACGGCGAGATCGACGCCGATCACCTGGTGGTGTTCGTCGACGACAAGCGGCTCTTTCCGGCCTATCAGGCGGCGCCGGTCGTGCGGCCCGCGGCGCTGGCGGCCCACCCGCCGATCGCACCCGCCCTCGACGCGCTGGCGCCGCGCCTGACGACCGCGGTGATGCGGCGCTTGAACCGGGCAGTGGACGGTCCCGCCCAGCGCGAACCGGCCGACGTGGCGCGCGAGTTCCTCGATCATGGCTGA
- a CDS encoding TonB-dependent receptor: MLSLSRTASVATLIALLAGPLGALPAYAQAPAVAPATATISGKVSDPGGAPVAGAHVALRGPATGTTTTDATGHFSFSVAPGLYEITVTATGFLQAVDEDVALVPGGVNVSIGLTRPTFTSLRTIGSTRVSGGGGGGPVFNTTPASQSIVGQQTFENQGSLQVRDILDQTPGIVSSISNGSANGGVPGSITFPQIRGGLSYETATLIDGHPLSVGEYGDYVTTFISRFLFSTIELEKGPGSVTPILSRAINGTVNFRTWDPTPTLTGNAEFGVDSYGGKYGNIRIADTVANGKLGFVFDYASYGTPGPGGNDDPQSFAPYNLLDDGVLTVTDSHGNPIALTTPGTIKGSTVGAYNTTVGYTGNVLGCCVDVPTWFENRAFLGKMRYSFSNATSLTLTSISTQTTSSQNGNTNDMLDYDFTPTLPGIIPAGTRQAFNPYNDLFGGDYEINSEPMFEGELRTTVGQDNVLFRAYNAVINRIQTNGDPSGTAITMPMYLYGQTTNGQVLDGRDPYGNPYIATISDPTYQSNEFDNLTGYSFEYDHLLGTSGNVLTLSLDENYSQTHVYEPGTPDIDYGSGDIPSGSAQNTGTLLLRGNFQLTPKLSLVAGYYLTRLSSNFATWHGSSAPYTIDFNDQINWHSDERAAFAYRLDPDTSLRLAAGSGIVPAYLGILNGSAGGSATACGVASIPPPPAAQVPAKQCPNGEGTGYYNTQGGGLNIHPETSFGYDFGADHRIGATTVLTGDIYMTNLFNQFLKAYYTNGIFDGPAGPLPLYTQAYSNLGISRYEGIELGVTNTPLQGFGYVAQGSLIHDAPIAVSAYEASQNPFLVQGQNFGPDTLASNTRMPYAQGYGELNYRNHGFFASFGAMYIGSNNSYNEPAFTVFSSTIRVPIIRDASHPDGTNDTYLQWSVHNISNVDSQFFDLGYEGIGYAGNGTTPYYYATNLKGYGPRSFTLSISHNFR, encoded by the coding sequence TTGCTCAGCCTCTCTCGCACGGCGAGCGTCGCGACGCTGATCGCGCTGCTCGCAGGTCCGCTCGGCGCGCTACCTGCGTACGCGCAGGCGCCAGCCGTTGCTCCGGCAACCGCCACGATCAGCGGTAAGGTCAGCGATCCGGGCGGCGCGCCCGTCGCGGGGGCGCACGTCGCCCTGCGCGGGCCGGCGACGGGGACGACGACGACCGACGCGACGGGACACTTCTCGTTCAGCGTGGCTCCGGGCCTATACGAGATCACCGTCACTGCTACCGGCTTCTTGCAGGCGGTCGACGAGGACGTCGCACTGGTCCCCGGCGGTGTGAACGTCAGCATCGGACTGACGCGGCCGACCTTCACCTCGCTACGCACGATCGGCTCGACGCGCGTGAGCGGCGGCGGGGGCGGCGGCCCCGTCTTCAATACCACGCCGGCCTCGCAGTCGATCGTCGGCCAGCAGACCTTCGAGAACCAAGGATCGTTGCAGGTCCGCGACATCCTCGACCAGACGCCCGGCATCGTCTCCTCGATCTCGAACGGCAGCGCGAACGGCGGCGTTCCCGGCTCGATCACCTTCCCACAGATTCGCGGCGGGCTCTCGTACGAGACCGCGACGCTGATCGACGGCCACCCGCTCTCGGTCGGTGAATACGGCGACTACGTCACAACCTTCATCAGCCGCTTCCTCTTCTCGACGATCGAGCTCGAGAAGGGCCCGGGCTCGGTCACGCCGATTCTCAGCCGAGCCATCAACGGAACGGTCAACTTCCGCACCTGGGACCCGACGCCCACGCTGACCGGAAATGCTGAGTTCGGCGTCGACTCCTACGGCGGGAAATATGGAAATATCCGCATCGCCGACACGGTCGCGAACGGGAAGCTCGGCTTCGTGTTCGACTACGCCAGCTACGGCACGCCGGGACCCGGCGGCAACGACGACCCGCAGTCGTTCGCGCCGTACAACTTGCTCGATGACGGCGTTCTGACCGTCACGGACTCGCACGGCAATCCGATCGCGCTCACCACGCCCGGCACGATCAAAGGCTCGACCGTCGGCGCCTACAATACGACCGTCGGCTACACCGGGAACGTGCTCGGGTGCTGCGTCGACGTACCGACCTGGTTCGAGAACCGCGCGTTCCTCGGCAAGATGCGCTACAGCTTCTCGAACGCGACGTCGCTGACGCTGACCAGCATCTCGACGCAGACGACGAGCTCGCAGAACGGCAACACGAACGACATGCTCGACTACGACTTCACCCCGACGCTGCCGGGGATTATTCCGGCCGGTACGCGGCAGGCGTTCAACCCGTACAACGACCTCTTCGGCGGCGACTACGAGATCAATAGCGAGCCGATGTTCGAGGGCGAGCTGCGCACGACGGTCGGCCAGGACAACGTGTTGTTCCGCGCCTACAACGCCGTCATCAACCGTATCCAGACTAACGGCGATCCGTCGGGCACCGCGATCACGATGCCGATGTATCTCTACGGTCAGACGACCAACGGTCAGGTCCTCGACGGGCGCGATCCATACGGTAACCCGTACATCGCGACGATCAGCGATCCGACGTACCAGAGCAATGAGTTCGACAATCTGACGGGCTACTCGTTCGAGTACGACCACTTGCTCGGCACGTCGGGCAACGTGCTGACGCTCTCGCTCGACGAGAACTACTCGCAGACCCACGTCTACGAGCCGGGAACACCGGACATCGACTACGGGTCGGGCGACATCCCTTCGGGATCGGCGCAGAACACCGGCACCCTGCTGTTGCGCGGGAACTTCCAGCTCACGCCCAAGCTGAGCTTGGTGGCGGGCTACTACCTGACCCGGCTCTCGTCGAACTTCGCGACCTGGCACGGATCGTCCGCACCCTACACGATCGACTTCAACGATCAGATCAATTGGCACAGCGACGAACGCGCCGCGTTCGCCTATCGCCTCGACCCGGACACCAGCCTGCGGCTCGCCGCCGGCTCGGGAATCGTTCCCGCCTACCTGGGAATCCTCAACGGTTCGGCCGGCGGAAGCGCGACGGCCTGCGGTGTCGCGTCGATCCCGCCACCGCCCGCCGCGCAGGTACCCGCCAAGCAGTGCCCCAACGGCGAGGGCACCGGCTACTACAACACGCAAGGCGGCGGCCTCAACATCCATCCGGAGACGTCGTTCGGATACGACTTCGGCGCCGATCACCGCATCGGCGCGACGACGGTCCTCACCGGCGACATCTACATGACCAACCTCTTCAACCAGTTCCTCAAGGCGTACTACACCAACGGCATCTTCGATGGTCCCGCCGGACCGTTGCCGCTGTACACGCAGGCGTATTCGAACTTGGGGATCTCGCGCTACGAGGGCATCGAGCTCGGCGTCACCAACACGCCGCTGCAAGGCTTCGGCTACGTCGCGCAGGGCTCACTGATCCACGACGCGCCGATAGCGGTGTCGGCGTACGAAGCGTCGCAGAACCCGTTCCTCGTCCAGGGTCAGAACTTCGGTCCCGACACGCTGGCGTCGAACACGCGCATGCCGTACGCGCAAGGCTACGGCGAGCTGAACTACCGCAACCACGGCTTCTTCGCGAGCTTCGGGGCCATGTACATCGGGTCCAACAACTCGTACAACGAGCCGGCGTTCACCGTGTTCAGCTCGACGATCCGCGTGCCGATCATCCGCGACGCCTCGCATCCGGACGGGACGAACGACACCTACCTGCAGTGGTCGGTGCACAACATCTCCAACGTCGACTCACAGTTCTTCGACCTGGGGTATGAAGGCATAGGCTATGCCGGCAACGGCACGACGCCGTACTACTACGCGACCAACCTCAAGGGCTACGGCCCGCGGTCGTTCACGCTCTCGATCTCCCACAACTTCCGGTGA
- a CDS encoding methyl-accepting chemotaxis protein: MRAERRFPLAVKLFAGFAVCVLLVGVESTLAVLSTNYSQAKTHAIVNAIPSTRETRDAVLQIVNLESSLRGYAIGYDKTYLAGSDDAKTRLDEDTTALNIFAANHPLFKRWLDEATPQISAITDLADRIQNELTLHKQADAARDLLALKTKVDTFRNVGGYIDDGSIKTPAIFTSLFSELVSAQDAARIEFVVVGAFSVLASIVIATLLSLSLSRRLQRVSSAIATIVSRDLPVLSTAFTDLAAGDLRSEVHIEAEPIAVGGSDEIGDLARAYDALAEGLSGIAREFGGATARLSDAISSVALASEIVGRVSTEMSLATGQSTVAIDGISRSMHGLADVAKSQANHGREGSASADALNRIAAQIASGAVEQASSVAESANAVRDLDADLRSLATLAEGLSEAARSADQEADAGSTAVSSTEAAMERLQGQSHQVMEAMSSLENRSVEVEGILEAIDAIAEQTNLLALNAAIEAARAGDQGRGFAVVADEIRKLAERSAVSTKEIAGIVGAIRRETVAVAAGLSEADKAMGETRTLAERASASFSGVAAAIDRTRAVADEVAERTERMRSTSNGLTRNVESVSAVVEENAAAAGEMRESAGAVADSLRPVAQSAEEQSASVDSVSSATLELSAQMRQIEVSATKLRQHADQLGALVRTFRVRGEAADASNGLIALEEDLLGVDARLPGHDTPALVAAI; encoded by the coding sequence ATGCGCGCTGAACGACGTTTCCCACTCGCCGTCAAGCTGTTCGCCGGCTTCGCCGTCTGCGTGCTGCTGGTCGGCGTCGAGTCGACGCTGGCGGTCCTCTCGACCAACTACTCGCAAGCGAAGACGCACGCCATCGTCAACGCGATCCCGAGCACCCGCGAGACGCGCGACGCGGTGCTGCAGATCGTCAACCTGGAGTCCTCGCTGCGCGGCTACGCGATCGGCTACGACAAGACGTACCTGGCCGGCAGCGACGACGCCAAGACCCGGCTCGACGAAGATACGACCGCGTTGAACATCTTCGCCGCGAACCATCCGCTCTTCAAGCGGTGGCTCGACGAGGCGACGCCGCAGATCAGCGCCATCACCGACCTGGCCGACCGCATCCAGAACGAGCTGACGCTGCACAAGCAGGCCGACGCGGCGCGCGATCTGCTCGCGCTCAAGACGAAGGTCGACACGTTCCGCAACGTCGGCGGCTACATCGACGACGGCTCGATCAAGACGCCGGCGATCTTCACCTCGCTCTTCTCCGAGCTGGTCTCGGCCCAGGACGCCGCCCGCATCGAGTTCGTCGTCGTCGGCGCCTTCTCGGTCCTGGCCTCGATCGTCATCGCCACGCTGCTCAGCCTCTCGCTCTCGCGCCGGCTGCAGCGCGTCTCGAGCGCGATCGCGACCATCGTCTCGCGGGACCTGCCGGTCCTCTCCACGGCCTTCACCGACCTGGCCGCCGGCGATCTGCGCTCCGAGGTCCACATCGAAGCCGAGCCGATCGCGGTCGGCGGCAGCGACGAGATCGGCGACCTCGCGCGCGCCTACGACGCGCTGGCCGAGGGCCTGAGCGGGATCGCCCGTGAGTTCGGCGGCGCGACCGCGCGCCTGAGCGATGCGATCTCGTCGGTCGCGCTGGCCTCCGAGATCGTCGGCCGGGTCAGCACCGAGATGTCGCTCGCGACCGGTCAATCGACGGTTGCCATCGACGGCATCTCGCGCTCGATGCACGGCCTGGCCGACGTGGCCAAGAGCCAAGCCAACCACGGCCGCGAGGGCAGCGCGTCGGCCGACGCGCTCAACCGCATCGCCGCGCAGATCGCCAGCGGCGCCGTCGAGCAAGCCTCGTCGGTCGCCGAGTCGGCCAACGCCGTGCGCGACCTCGACGCCGACCTGCGCTCGCTGGCGACGCTGGCCGAAGGGCTCTCCGAAGCGGCGCGCAGTGCCGATCAGGAAGCCGACGCCGGTTCGACCGCGGTCAGCAGCACCGAGGCCGCGATGGAGCGCCTGCAGGGGCAATCGCACCAGGTCATGGAGGCGATGTCCTCGCTCGAGAACCGCTCGGTCGAGGTCGAGGGGATCCTCGAAGCGATCGACGCGATCGCGGAGCAGACGAACCTGCTGGCGCTCAACGCCGCGATCGAAGCGGCGCGCGCCGGCGACCAAGGCCGCGGCTTCGCGGTCGTCGCCGACGAGATCCGCAAGCTGGCCGAACGGTCCGCCGTCTCGACCAAGGAGATCGCCGGCATCGTCGGCGCGATCCGTCGCGAGACGGTCGCCGTCGCCGCCGGCCTGAGCGAAGCCGACAAGGCGATGGGCGAGACGCGCACGCTGGCCGAGCGCGCCTCGGCCTCGTTCTCCGGCGTCGCCGCCGCGATCGACCGCACCCGCGCGGTCGCGGACGAAGTCGCCGAGCGCACCGAACGGATGCGCTCGACCTCGAACGGTCTGACCCGCAACGTCGAGAGCGTCTCGGCCGTCGTCGAAGAGAACGCGGCCGCGGCCGGTGAGATGCGCGAGTCGGCCGGCGCCGTCGCGGACAGCCTGCGGCCGGTCGCGCAGAGCGCCGAAGAGCAGTCGGCCAGCGTCGACAGCGTCTCCTCGGCGACGCTCGAGCTCTCGGCGCAGATGCGGCAGATCGAAGTCAGCGCCACCAAGCTGCGCCAGCACGCCGATCAGCTGGGCGCGCTGGTCCGTACCTTCCGCGTCCGCGGCGAAGCCGCCGACGCGTCAAACGGCCTGATAGCGCTTGAGGAAGATCTGCTGGGTGTCGACGCGCGTCTCCCCGGGCATGACACGCCGGCGCTCGTAGCTGCCATCTGA
- a CDS encoding ABC transporter permease subunit, with protein MSGDFIAHVGQHVVLAGSALLLAVLIALPTAGLCADRGLPRALILGLAGGLRVVPSLAVLILALPLLGLGFRPALLALVVLAVPPILINADLGLRGVPAATLEAARGTGMTPRQIGLRVRWPLALPVVAVGVRTAAVEVVASATLAAFIGGGGLGDEIVAGFAGGDFGELLLGAATVALLALAVDSVLGALQRRLTV; from the coding sequence GTGAGCGGGGACTTCATCGCGCACGTCGGGCAACACGTCGTGCTGGCCGGATCGGCACTTCTGCTCGCGGTGCTGATCGCGCTACCCACCGCGGGACTCTGCGCGGACCGCGGCTTGCCGCGCGCGCTCATTCTGGGCCTGGCCGGCGGCTTGCGGGTCGTCCCCTCACTGGCCGTGCTCATCCTGGCGCTGCCGCTGCTCGGCCTGGGCTTCCGGCCGGCGCTGCTGGCACTGGTCGTCCTGGCCGTGCCGCCGATCCTCATCAACGCGGACCTGGGTTTGCGCGGCGTCCCGGCGGCGACCCTCGAGGCCGCGCGCGGGACCGGGATGACGCCGCGCCAGATCGGCCTGCGCGTTCGCTGGCCGCTGGCGCTTCCGGTCGTCGCGGTCGGCGTGCGGACGGCGGCGGTCGAGGTCGTCGCGTCGGCGACGCTGGCCGCGTTCATCGGCGGCGGCGGCCTGGGCGACGAGATCGTCGCCGGCTTCGCGGGCGGCGACTTCGGCGAGCTGCTGCTGGGCGCCGCCACGGTCGCGCTGCTGGCCCTCGCCGTCGATTCGGTGCTGGGCGCGCTGCAGCGCCGGCTGACGGTGTGA
- the ppk1 gene encoding polyphosphate kinase 1, with protein MPNRPEAMVTGSQVDPELRPAPVLKLDDPALYFNRETSWLEFNDRVLEEALDERNPLLERLKFIAIYSTNLDEFFMIRIAGLMQQLAAEVHRRSDDGRLPEEQLDLVSTRLRRSLAQKDDCLRNQLLPALERHGIRILNYEQLDSTTKRAMRRYFDERVFPVLTPLAIDKGHPFPYISNLSISLAVELEETTPEGVQHLVARVKVPGSLPRFVPVESAPTGQRWFVLLEHIIAQNLEALFPGLRVIDSYLFRVTRDADLDLQEDEADDLLRAIESELRKRRFGEPVRLEVQAGMPDALRDMVLEALELDRSDCYEVEGLMGTSDLWALVNIDEPALHDPPFTPAIPKRLIGQTDMFAVIREGDLLLHHPYESFDPVVQFVKQAAHDPSVLAIKQTLYRTSGNSPVVGALLGAAEEGKQVAALIELKARFDEENNIHWARTLERVGAHVVYGVAGLKTHAKVTLIVREEPDGIRRYMHFGTGNYNDKTARIYTDLSLFTCRADLGADATQLFNALTGFSKADSYEQLMVAPTGLRVGFEELIDRETAHAREGRPSGIVAKLNAISDAGIVQALYRASAAGVPIDLVVRGMCVLRPGLPGISETIRVRSIVGRFLEHSRIFVFTNGGEREVYMGSADWMGRNLDRRVETVLPVFDPVLCDMICDDILDVYLHDNVKARILSSDGSYERRRVMPGETRVDTQQIFLKRYQAV; from the coding sequence GTGCCGAATCGACCGGAGGCCATGGTCACCGGTTCGCAGGTCGATCCCGAGCTCCGCCCGGCGCCCGTCCTGAAGCTGGACGACCCGGCGCTGTACTTCAATCGCGAGACCTCTTGGCTGGAGTTCAACGACCGCGTCCTCGAGGAGGCGCTCGACGAACGCAACCCGCTGCTCGAGCGGCTCAAGTTCATCGCGATCTACAGCACCAACCTGGACGAGTTCTTCATGATCCGCATCGCGGGTCTGATGCAGCAGCTCGCGGCGGAGGTGCATCGGCGCTCCGATGACGGCCGGTTGCCCGAGGAACAGCTCGACCTGGTCAGCACGCGCCTGCGGCGCTCGCTCGCGCAGAAGGACGACTGTCTGCGCAACCAGCTGCTGCCGGCGCTCGAACGCCACGGCATTCGCATCCTCAACTACGAGCAGCTCGACTCGACGACGAAGCGGGCCATGCGCCGCTACTTCGACGAGCGCGTCTTCCCGGTGCTTACGCCGCTGGCGATCGACAAGGGCCATCCCTTCCCGTACATCTCGAACCTGTCGATCTCGCTGGCCGTCGAGCTGGAGGAGACGACGCCCGAGGGCGTCCAGCATTTGGTCGCGCGGGTCAAGGTGCCGGGTTCGCTGCCGCGCTTCGTGCCGGTCGAGTCGGCGCCGACGGGACAGCGCTGGTTCGTGCTGCTCGAGCACATCATCGCGCAGAACTTGGAAGCGCTTTTCCCGGGACTGCGCGTCATCGACTCGTACCTGTTCCGGGTCACGCGCGACGCGGACCTCGACCTGCAGGAGGACGAGGCCGACGACTTGCTGCGAGCGATCGAGTCGGAGCTGCGCAAGCGCCGCTTCGGCGAGCCGGTGCGGCTCGAGGTGCAGGCCGGCATGCCCGACGCGCTGCGCGACATGGTGCTGGAAGCGCTCGAGCTCGACCGCAGCGACTGCTACGAGGTCGAGGGGCTGATGGGGACCAGCGACCTGTGGGCGCTGGTCAACATCGACGAGCCCGCGCTGCACGATCCGCCGTTCACGCCGGCGATCCCCAAGCGTTTGATCGGGCAGACCGACATGTTCGCGGTGATCCGCGAAGGCGATCTGCTGCTGCACCATCCCTACGAGTCGTTCGACCCGGTCGTGCAGTTCGTCAAGCAGGCGGCGCACGATCCCAGCGTGCTGGCGATCAAACAGACCCTCTATCGCACCTCCGGCAACTCGCCGGTGGTCGGCGCGCTCTTGGGCGCGGCGGAAGAGGGTAAGCAAGTCGCGGCGCTGATCGAGCTCAAAGCGCGCTTCGACGAAGAGAACAACATCCACTGGGCGCGCACCCTGGAGCGCGTCGGCGCGCACGTCGTGTACGGCGTGGCCGGACTGAAGACCCATGCCAAGGTCACGCTGATCGTGCGCGAGGAGCCGGACGGCATCCGCCGCTACATGCACTTCGGCACCGGCAACTACAACGACAAGACGGCCCGCATCTACACCGACTTGAGCCTGTTCACGTGCCGCGCCGACTTGGGCGCCGACGCGACGCAATTGTTCAACGCGCTGACCGGCTTCTCGAAGGCCGACAGCTACGAGCAGCTGATGGTCGCGCCGACCGGGCTGCGGGTCGGTTTCGAGGAGCTGATCGACCGTGAGACCGCGCACGCGCGCGAAGGCCGGCCCAGCGGCATCGTCGCCAAGCTCAACGCGATCAGCGACGCCGGCATCGTGCAGGCGCTCTACCGCGCCTCGGCCGCCGGCGTGCCGATCGACTTGGTCGTGCGCGGGATGTGCGTGCTGCGGCCGGGTCTGCCGGGCATTAGCGAGACGATCCGCGTGCGCAGCATCGTCGGCCGCTTCCTGGAGCACTCGCGCATCTTCGTGTTCACCAACGGTGGCGAGCGCGAGGTCTACATGGGCAGCGCCGATTGGATGGGACGCAACCTCGATCGCCGGGTCGAGACGGTGCTACCCGTCTTCGACCCGGTGCTGTGCGACATGATCTGCGATGACATCCTCGACGTATATCTGCACGACAACGTCAAGGCGCGGATCCTGAGCTCAGATGGCAGCTACGAGCGCCGGCGTGTCATGCCCGGGGAGACGCGCGTCGACACCCAGCAGATCTTCCTCAAGCGCTATCAGGCCGTTTGA
- a CDS encoding ATP-binding cassette domain-containing protein: MADGRAGGALVELDGVGVTYPGGTRAVHDVTLTIAAGTFAVLLGPSGCGKSTLVRTINRMIEPTAGTVRIDGANVRARDPVQLRREIGYVIQAVGLFPHYTVAENVAIVPTLLGWDRARIERRVDELLALVSLDPARYRERKPRELSGGEAQRVGVARALAAQPRVLLMDEPFAAVDAIVRRALQDEIARVHREIGTTVVFVTHDVDEALRLASEVVVMNAGTVVQSASPQGLLERPADDFVRSLVGVDAETRRLVAERPLLP, from the coding sequence ATGGCTGACGGGCGCGCGGGCGGCGCGCTGGTCGAGCTCGATGGCGTCGGCGTGACCTATCCCGGCGGAACGCGCGCCGTCCACGACGTCACGCTGACCATCGCCGCCGGCACCTTCGCGGTGCTGCTGGGGCCGTCGGGCTGCGGCAAGAGCACGCTGGTGCGCACGATCAACCGCATGATCGAGCCGACCGCGGGGACGGTGCGCATCGACGGCGCGAACGTGCGGGCGCGCGACCCCGTGCAGCTGCGGCGCGAGATCGGCTACGTCATCCAAGCCGTCGGGCTGTTCCCGCACTACACCGTCGCCGAGAACGTCGCGATCGTGCCGACGCTGCTGGGGTGGGACCGCGCGCGCATCGAACGGCGCGTCGACGAGCTGCTCGCGCTGGTCTCGCTCGATCCGGCGCGCTATCGCGAGCGCAAGCCGCGCGAGCTCTCCGGCGGCGAAGCCCAGCGGGTCGGCGTGGCGCGCGCGCTGGCCGCGCAGCCGCGCGTGCTGCTGATGGACGAGCCGTTCGCGGCCGTCGATGCGATCGTGCGCCGCGCGCTGCAAGACGAGATCGCGCGCGTCCACCGTGAGATCGGCACCACCGTCGTGTTCGTCACCCACGACGTCGACGAAGCGCTGCGGCTGGCCAGCGAGGTGGTGGTCATGAACGCCGGCACGGTCGTGCAGTCGGCGAGCCCCCAAGGCCTGCTCGAGCGTCCGGCGGACGACTTCGTGCGCTCGCTGGTGGGCGTCGACGCCGAGACGCGCCGGCTGGTCGCCGAACGGCCGCTCCTGCCGTGA
- a CDS encoding EVE domain-containing protein: MPRHWLFKTEPDTFSIADLERDGRTEWSGVRNFQARNLMREMAVGERGFFYHSSVKPPGIVGICEVISPAHPDTTQFERNGPYWDPSSKRTDPKWWCVDVGFVRAFPRMIPIDELRALPDLAYLPLLRRGQRLSVQPVGEREWDIILNLVS, from the coding sequence GTGCCGCGACACTGGCTCTTCAAGACCGAACCCGACACCTTCTCGATCGCCGACCTCGAGCGCGACGGGCGCACGGAGTGGTCCGGGGTGCGCAACTTTCAAGCCCGCAACCTGATGCGCGAGATGGCCGTCGGCGAGCGGGGTTTCTTCTATCACTCGAGCGTCAAGCCGCCGGGGATCGTGGGCATCTGCGAGGTCATCAGCCCCGCGCACCCGGACACGACCCAGTTCGAACGCAACGGGCCGTACTGGGACCCCTCCTCGAAGCGGACCGACCCCAAGTGGTGGTGCGTCGACGTCGGATTCGTGCGCGCGTTCCCGCGCATGATCCCGATCGACGAGCTGCGCGCGCTCCCCGATCTCGCCTACCTGCCGCTGCTGCGCCGCGGCCAACGGCTCTCGGTCCAGCCGGTCGGGGAGCGCGAGTGGGACATCATCCTGAACCTGGTTTCTTGA